One region of Oxalobacteraceae bacterium OTU3CAMAD1 genomic DNA includes:
- a CDS encoding DUF2628 domain-containing protein, which yields MSTCQHCGIENSPIHSLCTTCGTSPPKPASGTEAELSALWRIRFDLIEKAGGPTRPHFKQLSFGERFRLAFNLWALLFGPFYYLAKGMWRKAIVAAFIGLPLMILINVAAPDGELDPLKMCVNTLINVWFTLHANINYYKKIVLDDNGWW from the coding sequence ATGTCGACATGCCAGCACTGCGGTATCGAAAATTCACCCATCCATTCACTCTGTACAACCTGCGGAACCTCGCCCCCAAAACCAGCCTCCGGCACGGAAGCGGAACTATCGGCGCTGTGGCGTATCCGTTTCGATTTGATTGAAAAAGCCGGCGGGCCAACGCGACCGCACTTCAAGCAGCTCAGCTTCGGCGAGCGCTTTCGACTCGCGTTCAATCTGTGGGCCTTGCTTTTTGGGCCGTTCTACTACTTAGCCAAAGGCATGTGGCGCAAAGCGATCGTCGCCGCATTTATCGGCCTGCCGTTGATGATTTTAATTAACGTTGCTGCGCCCGACGGAGAGCTCGATCCCTTGAAGATGTGCGTGAACACGCTCATCAATGTTTGGTTCACTTTGCATGCCAACATCAACTACTACAAGAAGATAGTATTGGATGACAACGGCTGGTGGTAG
- a CDS encoding DUF2244 domain-containing protein has product MPRDVPSERRSWLVRRRSVLQRPQLTVLFATLCCPTLGVAAGFAYLGYWHMLAYALLEMAALAACLWYYGRHLDDYDRIEISESAIVVEQRRGHRCSYRHLDLWSARLLSPVRDGDPIRINDKRDSIVVLGRFLAEEERRHLANELGQWLRRADS; this is encoded by the coding sequence ATGCCACGTGATGTGCCTTCGGAACGACGGAGCTGGCTGGTGCGGCGGCGCTCGGTGCTGCAGCGGCCGCAGTTGACCGTGCTGTTCGCCACGCTGTGCTGCCCCACTCTGGGCGTCGCGGCCGGCTTTGCGTACCTGGGCTACTGGCACATGCTGGCGTATGCGCTGCTTGAGATGGCCGCGCTGGCCGCCTGCCTGTGGTACTACGGACGCCACCTCGACGACTACGACCGGATCGAAATCTCGGAAAGTGCCATTGTTGTTGAACAGCGCAGGGGCCATCGGTGCAGCTATCGCCATCTCGACCTGTGGAGCGCCCGGCTGCTATCGCCGGTACGTGATGGCGACCCGATACGCATCAACGACAAACGGGATAGCATCGTTGTCCTCGGGCGTTTTCTCGCGGAGGAGGAGCGCCGCCACCTCGCCAATGAACTAGGTCAATGGCTGCGCCGCGCAGACTCCTGA
- a CDS encoding helix-turn-helix transcriptional regulator: MQNKLGDFIRAHRERTTPASVGLPGGGRRRTPGLRREELAQLCEVSPTWLTWLEQGRPVSASGKMLARLAEVLQLSGAERVYLFSLAERLDPHGEADGAPAEVALDAIVAAVDAPAYILDLRWDAVAWNDAAARLFAGWLDGPSPNLLRFMFQSVVARGLIVDWPERARRLVAEFRADIGKHAEQPAVRELIADVARDSAEFRELWRLQDVVGREGGLRSFRTEAGQALSFNQVTLHLAKRHDLKLVMLLPG, translated from the coding sequence ATGCAAAACAAGTTAGGCGATTTTATCCGCGCCCATCGGGAGCGCACCACGCCGGCCAGCGTCGGTCTGCCCGGTGGGGGGCGGCGGCGCACGCCAGGGTTGCGGCGCGAGGAGTTGGCGCAGCTGTGCGAGGTCAGCCCGACGTGGCTGACGTGGCTGGAGCAGGGGAGGCCGGTGTCGGCGTCGGGCAAGATGCTGGCGCGGCTGGCAGAGGTGCTGCAGTTGAGCGGGGCCGAGCGCGTCTATTTGTTCAGTCTGGCCGAGCGGCTCGATCCGCATGGCGAGGCGGATGGCGCTCCTGCCGAGGTGGCGCTGGACGCGATCGTGGCTGCCGTGGATGCGCCGGCCTATATTCTCGATCTGCGCTGGGACGCGGTGGCGTGGAATGACGCGGCTGCGCGGTTGTTTGCCGGCTGGCTCGATGGACCGTCGCCGAACCTGTTGCGCTTCATGTTCCAGTCGGTGGTGGCGCGCGGGTTGATCGTCGATTGGCCGGAGCGTGCACGGCGGCTGGTGGCCGAGTTCCGCGCCGACATCGGCAAGCACGCCGAGCAACCGGCGGTGAGGGAGCTGATCGCCGACGTGGCACGTGACAGCGCCGAATTCCGGGAGTTGTGGCGCCTGCAGGACGTGGTGGGCAGGGAGGGCGGGTTGCGGAGTTTCCGGACAGAAGCCGGGCAAGCGCTGAGCTTCAATCAGGTGACATTGCATCTGGCCAAACGCCACGATTTGAAGCTGGTGATGCTGCTGCCGGGTTAA